One genomic window of Streptomyces spiramyceticus includes the following:
- a CDS encoding inositol monophosphatase family protein has protein sequence MTDTLKSELLELALEAARRAGELLRDGRPADLGVAATKSSPIDVVTEMDIAAEKLITGFLAEHRPDDGVLGEEGASTEGTSGVRWVIDPLDGTVNYLYGLPTWAVSIAAEQGGETVVGVVAAPMRRETYQAVLGGGAYANGSRLHHRAAPPLDQALVSTGFNYVATVRTHQADVAQRLIPRLRDIRRSGSAAIDLCDVAAGRLDGYYERGLSPWDLAAGDLIAREAGAVTGGRPGQPASGELTIAASPGVFEPLQALLEDFGAWHD, from the coding sequence GTGACCGACACCCTCAAGTCCGAGCTGCTCGAACTGGCCCTGGAAGCCGCCCGCCGCGCCGGCGAACTGCTGCGGGACGGCCGCCCCGCCGACCTGGGCGTCGCCGCCACCAAGTCCAGCCCCATCGACGTCGTCACCGAGATGGACATCGCCGCCGAGAAGCTGATCACCGGCTTCCTCGCCGAACACCGCCCCGACGACGGAGTCCTGGGCGAGGAGGGCGCCAGCACCGAGGGCACGAGTGGGGTCCGCTGGGTGATCGACCCGCTCGACGGCACCGTGAACTACTTGTACGGGCTCCCCACCTGGGCCGTGTCCATCGCGGCGGAACAAGGCGGCGAGACGGTCGTCGGCGTCGTGGCGGCCCCGATGCGCCGCGAGACGTACCAGGCGGTCCTGGGCGGCGGCGCGTACGCCAACGGCAGCCGGCTGCACCACCGCGCGGCCCCGCCGCTGGACCAGGCCCTGGTCTCGACCGGCTTCAACTACGTCGCCACCGTGCGCACTCACCAGGCGGACGTCGCCCAGCGCCTCATCCCGAGGCTCCGTGACATCCGGCGCAGCGGCTCGGCGGCCATCGACCTGTGCGACGTCGCCGCAGGCCGTCTGGACGGCTACTACGAGCGCGGACTGAGCCCCTGGGATCTGGCGGCGGGGGACCTGATCGCGCGGGAGGCGGGCGCGGTGACGGGTGGGCGGCCCGGGCAGCCCGCGTCGGGCGAGCTGACGATCGCGGCGTCGCCGGGGGTCTTCGAGCCGCTCCAGGCCCTGCTGGAGGACTTCGGCGCCTGGCACGACTAG
- a CDS encoding response regulator transcription factor, with the protein MRVLVVEDEQLLADAVATGLRREAMAVDVVYDGAAALERIGVNDYDVVVLDRDLPLVHGDDVCRKIVELGMPTRVLMLTASGDVSDRVEGLEIGADDYLPKPFAFSELTARVRALGRRTTVALPPVLERSGIKLDPNRREVFRDGQEIQLAPKEFAVLEVLMRSEGAVVSAEQLLEKAWDENTDPFTNVVRVTVMTLRRKLGEPPVIVTVPGSGYRI; encoded by the coding sequence GTGCGCGTACTCGTCGTCGAGGACGAGCAGCTGCTCGCCGATGCGGTGGCCACCGGACTGCGCCGGGAGGCCATGGCCGTCGACGTCGTGTACGACGGCGCGGCCGCTCTGGAACGTATCGGGGTCAACGACTACGACGTCGTCGTTCTCGACCGTGACCTCCCGCTCGTCCACGGTGACGACGTCTGCCGCAAGATCGTCGAGCTGGGGATGCCCACCCGCGTCCTGATGCTCACCGCCTCGGGTGACGTCAGCGACCGCGTGGAGGGCCTGGAGATCGGCGCTGACGACTATCTGCCCAAGCCGTTCGCCTTCAGCGAGCTGACCGCGCGGGTACGTGCCCTCGGGCGCCGTACGACCGTGGCGCTGCCGCCCGTCCTGGAGCGCTCCGGCATCAAGCTCGACCCGAACCGCCGCGAGGTCTTCCGCGACGGCCAGGAGATCCAGCTGGCGCCGAAGGAGTTCGCGGTGCTGGAGGTGCTGATGCGCAGCGAGGGCGCCGTCGTGTCGGCCGAGCAGCTGCTCGAAAAGGCCTGGGACGAGAACACCGACCCGTTCACGAACGTCGTGCGCGTCACGGTCATGACCCTGCGCCGCAAGCTCGGGGAGCCGCCGGTCATCGTCACGGTGCCCGGCTCCGGCTACCGGATCTGA
- a CDS encoding sensor histidine kinase → MAATPAPPAAPPKPTWDPSGHRTSFPWLRPTIRIRLTLLYGGMFLIAGILLLSIIYLLAAQALTVGSDLPFRIVSGKVESSVCDLPDQATPEQFNAAMNACVNDQRQHALDQLLSRSLLALLGLSVIAFAFGYAIAGRVLAPLGRMTRTARRVAGTDLTRRIELDGPDDELKELADTFDEMLDRLERAFTAQQRFVGNASHELRTPLAINRTLLEVHLSDPGAPPELQQLGKTLLATNERSEQLVEGLLLLARSENQIVERKPVDLAEVATRAIDQTHGEAAAKDVEIRGERAPVVVQGNGVLLERIALNLVQNAVRYNVAEDGWVEVTTEVQHGQAVLVVSNTGPVVPAYEIDNLFEPFRRLRTERTGSDKGVGLGLSIARSVARAHGGRIIAEPREGGGLVMRVTLPI, encoded by the coding sequence GTGGCCGCGACCCCGGCGCCGCCCGCGGCGCCACCGAAACCGACCTGGGACCCGAGCGGGCACCGGACCTCGTTCCCCTGGCTGCGTCCGACCATCCGGATACGACTGACGCTGCTGTACGGCGGCATGTTCCTGATCGCCGGCATCCTGCTGCTCTCGATCATCTACCTGCTGGCCGCCCAGGCCCTCACGGTGGGCAGTGACCTGCCCTTCAGGATCGTGAGCGGCAAGGTCGAGAGCTCGGTGTGCGACCTGCCGGACCAGGCCACGCCCGAGCAGTTCAACGCGGCCATGAACGCCTGCGTCAACGACCAGCGCCAGCACGCGCTCGACCAGCTGCTCAGCCGCTCGCTGCTCGCGCTGCTCGGGCTCAGCGTCATCGCCTTCGCCTTCGGTTACGCCATAGCGGGCCGCGTCCTGGCGCCGCTCGGCAGGATGACCCGTACGGCCCGCAGGGTGGCCGGTACGGACCTGACCAGGCGGATCGAGCTGGACGGCCCGGACGACGAGCTCAAGGAGCTCGCGGACACCTTCGACGAGATGCTCGACCGTCTGGAGCGGGCGTTCACGGCCCAGCAGCGGTTCGTGGGCAACGCGTCGCACGAACTGCGCACGCCGCTCGCGATCAACCGGACCCTGCTGGAGGTCCACCTCTCCGACCCCGGGGCGCCCCCCGAGCTCCAGCAGCTCGGCAAGACGCTGCTGGCCACCAACGAGCGCAGTGAGCAGCTCGTGGAGGGCCTGCTGCTGCTCGCCCGCAGCGAGAACCAGATCGTGGAGCGCAAGCCGGTCGACCTCGCCGAGGTCGCCACGCGCGCCATCGACCAGACACACGGCGAGGCCGCGGCGAAGGACGTGGAGATCCGTGGCGAGCGAGCGCCCGTCGTCGTACAGGGCAATGGTGTTCTGCTGGAGCGGATCGCCCTCAACCTCGTGCAGAACGCCGTGCGCTACAACGTGGCCGAGGACGGCTGGGTCGAGGTGACCACCGAAGTCCAGCACGGACAGGCGGTCCTGGTGGTCTCGAACACCGGTCCAGTGGTTCCCGCGTACGAGATTGACAACCTCTTCGAGCCGTTCAGGCGGCTGCGTACGGAGCGGACCGGCAGTGACAAGGGTGTGGGCCTCGGCCTGTCCATCGCGCGCAGCGTCGCGAGGGCCCACGGAGGCCGTATCATCGCGGAGCCCCGCGAGGGCGGCGGCCTCGTGATGCGTGTCACTCTCCCGATCTGA
- a CDS encoding DUF4193 domain-containing protein has protein sequence MATDYDTPRKTDDDVDQDSLEELKARRSDKTASAVDVDEFEAAEGLELPGADLSNEELAVRVLPKQADEFTCMSCFLVHHRSQLAREKNGQPICRDCD, from the coding sequence ATGGCAACGGATTACGACACCCCACGCAAGACCGATGACGACGTCGACCAGGACAGCCTTGAAGAGCTCAAGGCACGTCGGAGCGACAAGACCGCATCGGCCGTTGACGTGGACGAATTCGAGGCCGCCGAGGGGCTGGAACTGCCCGGCGCGGACCTCTCCAACGAAGAGCTCGCCGTACGGGTCCTGCCCAAGCAGGCCGACGAGTTCACCTGCATGAGCTGCTTCCTCGTGCACCACCGGAGCCAGCTGGCCAGGGAGAAGAACGGTCAGCCGATCTGCCGCGACTGCGACTGA
- a CDS encoding DUF3093 domain-containing protein, whose protein sequence is MQPSAPQYAPHYTERLTAPRSWWIIAALVGVSGALMLLPLGLLPMLGGLIGGCALAAAGVSSYGSQRIRVVGDALVAGDARIPVSALGEAHVLDADEARAWRSYKADTRAHMLLRSYIPTALRVEITDPDDATPYVYLSTRDPEALKAALTAVRAG, encoded by the coding sequence ATGCAGCCTTCCGCCCCGCAGTACGCCCCGCATTACACAGAACGTCTGACCGCACCCCGTTCGTGGTGGATCATCGCCGCACTCGTCGGCGTCTCGGGCGCTCTGATGCTGCTGCCGCTGGGTCTCCTGCCGATGCTGGGCGGCCTGATCGGCGGCTGCGCGCTCGCCGCGGCCGGGGTGAGTTCGTACGGCTCCCAGCGGATCCGCGTGGTGGGCGACGCGCTCGTCGCGGGCGACGCCCGTATCCCGGTCTCGGCGCTCGGAGAGGCGCACGTGCTGGACGCCGACGAGGCCCGTGCCTGGCGGTCGTACAAGGCCGACACCCGCGCCCACATGCTGCTGCGCAGCTACATCCCGACGGCGCTGCGCGTAGAGATCACCGACCCGGACGACGCGACTCCGTATGTCTACCTCTCGACGCGCGACCCGGAGGCCCTGAAGGCGGCTCTCACGGCCGTACGGGCGGGCTAG
- a CDS encoding PaaI family thioesterase, whose translation MAPVRHPDAPPPGELLGAHYEHCFGCGGGQPHGLHLQARAGEGVRVSAEFTVKPAHQGAPGLAHGGVLATALDETLGSLNWLLRVIAVTGRLETDFVRPVPVDTVLHLDAEVTAVHGRKIYSTATGRIGGPDGPVAVRADALFIEVKVDHFIENGRPEEIRAAMADPDQARRARAFEVNP comes from the coding sequence ATAGCCCCGGTCCGGCACCCCGACGCACCACCGCCCGGAGAGCTCCTCGGTGCGCACTACGAGCACTGTTTCGGCTGCGGCGGCGGACAGCCCCACGGACTGCACCTCCAGGCGCGGGCCGGCGAAGGTGTGCGTGTCTCGGCCGAGTTCACGGTCAAGCCCGCCCACCAGGGTGCTCCCGGCCTCGCGCACGGCGGCGTACTGGCCACGGCTCTCGACGAGACGCTCGGCTCGCTGAACTGGCTGCTGCGGGTGATCGCGGTGACCGGCCGGCTGGAGACGGACTTCGTGCGTCCCGTGCCCGTGGACACCGTGCTGCACCTCGACGCCGAGGTCACCGCCGTGCACGGCCGCAAGATCTACTCCACGGCGACCGGACGGATCGGTGGCCCCGACGGGCCCGTTGCCGTCCGTGCCGACGCCCTCTTCATCGAAGTCAAGGTCGACCACTTCATCGAGAACGGACGCCCGGAGGAGATCCGGGCGGCGATGGCCGACCCCGATCAGGCCAGGCGTGCCCGCGCCTTCGAGGTGAACCCATGA
- the dut gene encoding dUTP diphosphatase: MTRNPVDVLIRRVDPDVPIPSYGHPGDAGVDLVTTDTVELAPGERAVLPTGVSIALPDGYAAFVHPRSGLAARCGVALVNAPGTVDAGYRGEIKVIVVNLDPRESVRFERFDRIAQLVVQQVEKVRFHEVAELPGSARAEGGFGSTGGHAAVDGRAGGNRYASVVSDREGQ, encoded by the coding sequence ATGACACGTAACCCTGTCGATGTGCTGATCCGCCGGGTCGACCCCGACGTACCGATCCCTTCGTACGGACATCCGGGCGATGCCGGGGTCGATCTGGTCACCACCGACACCGTCGAACTGGCCCCCGGCGAACGGGCGGTCCTCCCCACCGGGGTGTCCATCGCGCTGCCCGACGGGTACGCCGCCTTCGTGCACCCCCGATCCGGCCTTGCCGCCCGCTGCGGAGTCGCCCTCGTGAATGCCCCGGGGACGGTGGATGCCGGGTACCGTGGGGAAATCAAGGTGATCGTGGTCAATCTCGACCCGCGCGAAAGCGTGCGGTTCGAGCGCTTCGACCGGATTGCCCAACTGGTCGTCCAGCAGGTCGAGAAGGTGCGCTTCCACGAGGTCGCGGAGCTTCCCGGCTCTGCGCGGGCCGAGGGGGGCTTCGGTTCCACCGGCGGTCATGCCGCAGTGGACGGCCGGGCGGGTGGGAATCGATACGCATCGGTCGTATCCGACCGGGAAGGACAGTGA
- a CDS encoding DUF3710 domain-containing protein produces MFGRRKKSETANYVAGEAEQVVDDVETDAAVNGADGEDGEGAVRRVNLPPAPRPDGPWDVSEVIEPGEGRVDLGGMFVPGVEGMELRVEVAGDAIVAATVVLRDSAVQLQAFAAPKKEGIWGEVREEIASGITQQGGIIDEVEGPLGWELRAQVPVQLPDGTGGVQMVRFVGVDGPRWFLRGVISGQGAVQPEAAGVLEHVFKDTVVVRGEGPMAPRDPIVLKLPNDAQMVPEGVQQEEQEGSRFSGGMGQLQRGPEITEVR; encoded by the coding sequence GTGTTCGGACGTCGCAAGAAGAGCGAAACCGCCAACTATGTGGCGGGCGAGGCCGAGCAGGTCGTCGACGACGTCGAGACCGACGCGGCCGTGAATGGCGCGGACGGCGAGGACGGCGAGGGCGCAGTGCGCAGGGTGAACCTGCCGCCGGCACCCCGCCCGGACGGTCCTTGGGACGTGTCCGAGGTCATCGAGCCCGGAGAGGGCAGGGTCGACCTGGGCGGCATGTTCGTGCCCGGAGTCGAGGGCATGGAGCTGCGGGTCGAGGTCGCGGGGGATGCGATCGTCGCCGCGACGGTCGTACTGCGCGACAGCGCCGTCCAGCTGCAGGCTTTCGCGGCGCCCAAGAAGGAAGGCATTTGGGGCGAGGTCCGCGAGGAGATCGCGTCGGGCATCACCCAGCAGGGCGGCATCATCGACGAGGTCGAGGGCCCGCTGGGCTGGGAGCTGCGGGCCCAGGTGCCCGTACAGCTTCCGGACGGCACGGGCGGCGTGCAGATGGTGCGCTTCGTCGGTGTCGACGGGCCGCGCTGGTTCCTGCGCGGAGTGATCTCCGGCCAGGGCGCTGTGCAGCCCGAGGCCGCGGGTGTGCTGGAGCACGTCTTCAAGGACACCGTGGTGGTACGGGGCGAGGGGCCGATGGCGCCGCGCGACCCGATCGTCCTCAAGCTGCCGAACGACGCCCAGATGGTCCCCGAGGGCGTACAGCAGGAGGAGCAGGAGGGCTCGCGCTTCTCCGGTGGAATGGGGCAGCTGCAGCGCGGCCCCGAGATCACCGAGGTCCGCTGA
- a CDS encoding sensor histidine kinase produces the protein MGRGKLRIYLGAAPGVGKTYAMLSEAHRRVERGTDCVVAYVEHHDRPRTEVMLHGLEELPRREIGYRGSAFTEMDVDAVLERRPAVALVDELAHTNVPGSRNAKRWQDVEELLQAGIDVVSTVNIQHLESLGDVVESITGIRQRETVPDEVVRRADQIELVDMSPQALRRRMAHGNIYKPDKVDASLSNYFRPGNLTALRELALLWVADRVDEYLQQYRGEHNIRSTWQARERIVVGLTGGPEGRTLIRRASRMAAKGSGSEILAVYIARSDGLTSASPKELAVQRTLVEDLGGTFHHVIGDDVPSALLEFARGVNATQIVLGSSRRKAWQYIFGPGVGATVARDSGPDLDVHIVTHDEVAKGRGLPVARGARLGRARIVSGWLVGVAAPVLLSLLLTSLENGPGLANDVLLFLFLTVVAALLGGLRPALASAAVGSLLLNYYFTPPTHTLTISDPKNIVAIVIFFAVAVSVASVVDLAARRTHQAARLRAESEILSFLAGSVLRGETALDALLERVRETFGMESVALLERASDVEPWTRAASVGPRQLDRPEDADVEMPVGDHMALALSGRVLPAEDRRVLGAFAAQAAVVLDRQRLVGEAEGARKLAEGNRIRTALLAAVSHDLRTPLSAIKAAVTSLRADDVAWSEADEAELLAGIEEGADRLGHLIGNLLDMSRLQTGTVTPLIRETDLDEVVPMALVGVPADSVGLDIPESLPMVAVDRGLLERAVANIVENAVKYSPDDTPVCVAASALGDRVELRVADRGPGVPDDAKGRIFEPFQRYGDAPRGAGVGLGLAVARGFVECMGGTLEAEDTPGGGMTMVLTLRAVPGHVPVRPELPARVAS, from the coding sequence ATGGGACGCGGCAAGCTTCGGATCTACCTCGGCGCGGCTCCGGGCGTGGGCAAGACGTACGCCATGCTCTCCGAGGCCCACCGACGGGTCGAACGCGGCACCGACTGCGTCGTCGCCTACGTCGAGCACCACGACCGGCCACGCACCGAAGTCATGCTCCACGGCCTCGAAGAGCTCCCCCGCCGCGAGATCGGATACCGCGGCTCGGCCTTCACCGAAATGGACGTCGACGCCGTCCTGGAACGCCGCCCCGCCGTCGCCCTCGTCGACGAACTGGCCCACACCAACGTGCCTGGCTCGCGCAACGCCAAGCGCTGGCAGGACGTCGAAGAGCTGCTCCAGGCCGGCATCGACGTCGTCTCGACCGTCAACATCCAGCACCTGGAGTCGCTCGGCGACGTCGTCGAGTCGATAACCGGCATACGGCAGCGGGAGACCGTACCCGACGAGGTCGTCCGGCGCGCAGATCAGATCGAGCTGGTCGACATGTCTCCCCAGGCCCTGCGCCGCCGCATGGCCCACGGCAACATCTACAAGCCGGACAAGGTCGACGCGTCGCTGTCCAACTACTTCCGCCCGGGCAACCTCACCGCCCTGCGCGAACTCGCGCTCCTGTGGGTCGCCGACCGCGTCGACGAATACCTCCAGCAGTACCGGGGCGAGCACAACATCCGCTCCACGTGGCAGGCACGCGAACGCATCGTCGTAGGTCTCACCGGCGGACCCGAGGGCCGTACGCTCATACGCCGCGCATCCCGCATGGCGGCCAAGGGCTCCGGCAGCGAGATCCTCGCCGTCTACATCGCCCGCAGTGACGGCCTGACTTCCGCATCGCCCAAGGAACTGGCTGTCCAGCGCACCCTCGTCGAGGATCTCGGCGGCACCTTCCACCACGTCATAGGCGACGACGTCCCGTCCGCGCTGCTGGAATTCGCGCGGGGCGTCAACGCCACCCAGATCGTGCTCGGGTCGAGCCGCCGCAAGGCCTGGCAGTACATCTTCGGCCCCGGCGTCGGTGCCACCGTCGCCCGGGACTCCGGCCCCGATCTGGACGTCCACATCGTGACCCACGACGAGGTCGCCAAGGGACGCGGACTCCCCGTCGCCCGTGGCGCACGCCTCGGCCGCGCCCGGATCGTCTCGGGGTGGCTGGTCGGCGTGGCCGCCCCCGTCCTGCTTTCGCTGCTGCTCACCAGCCTGGAGAACGGCCCGGGGCTCGCCAACGACGTCCTGCTCTTCCTCTTCCTGACGGTCGTCGCAGCTCTGCTCGGCGGCCTGCGGCCCGCGCTCGCCTCCGCCGCCGTCGGCTCCCTGCTGCTGAACTACTACTTCACACCGCCCACCCACACCCTGACGATCAGCGACCCCAAGAACATCGTCGCCATCGTGATCTTCTTCGCGGTGGCCGTCTCGGTCGCCTCGGTGGTGGACCTGGCGGCCCGCCGCACCCACCAGGCCGCCCGGCTCCGCGCCGAGTCCGAGATCCTCTCCTTCCTGGCGGGCAGCGTCCTGCGCGGCGAGACAGCCCTCGACGCCCTGCTGGAACGGGTACGCGAAACCTTCGGCATGGAGTCCGTGGCGCTCCTGGAGCGTGCGAGCGACGTCGAACCCTGGACCCGCGCCGCGAGCGTCGGACCGAGGCAGCTGGACCGGCCCGAGGACGCCGACGTCGAAATGCCCGTCGGCGACCACATGGCGCTCGCCCTCTCCGGCCGCGTCCTGCCCGCTGAGGACCGCAGGGTGCTCGGCGCCTTCGCCGCCCAGGCCGCCGTCGTACTGGACAGGCAACGCCTGGTCGGCGAGGCGGAAGGAGCGCGCAAGCTCGCAGAGGGCAACCGCATCCGCACCGCCCTGCTCGCCGCCGTCAGCCATGACCTGCGTACGCCGCTGTCGGCCATCAAGGCCGCAGTGACGTCCCTGCGCGCCGACGACGTGGCCTGGTCGGAGGCGGACGAGGCGGAGCTGCTCGCGGGCATCGAGGAAGGCGCCGACCGGCTCGGCCACCTCATCGGCAACCTCCTCGACATGTCCAGGCTCCAGACCGGCACCGTCACCCCGCTCATCCGCGAGACCGACCTCGACGAGGTCGTCCCGATGGCGCTCGTCGGCGTACCGGCGGACAGCGTCGGCCTCGACATCCCGGAGTCGCTCCCGATGGTCGCCGTGGACCGGGGCCTCCTGGAGCGGGCCGTCGCGAACATCGTCGAGAACGCCGTCAAATACAGTCCCGACGACACCCCCGTCTGCGTCGCCGCCAGCGCCCTCGGCGACCGCGTCGAACTGAGGGTCGCGGACCGCGGACCGGGCGTCCCCGACGACGCAAAGGGCCGGATCTTCGAGCCGTTCCAGCGCTACGGCGACGCACCGCGCGGCGCCGGAGTGGGCCTCGGCCTCGCCGTAGCCCGCGGTTTCGTCGAATGCATGGGCGGCACGCTCGAAGCCGAGGACACCCCAGGGGGCGGCATGACCATGGTCCTCACCCTCAGGGCCGTCCCCGGACACGTACCGGTCCGCCCCGAACTCCCCGCCCGGGTCGCCTCGTGA
- a CDS encoding response regulator has product MTRVLVVDDEPQIVRALVINLKARKYEVDAAPDGATALQLAAARHPDVVVLDLGLPDMDGVEVIKGLRGWTRVPILVLSARQTSDEKVEALDAGADDYVTKPFGMDELLARLRAAVRRAEPTGAADDDVIVETDDFTVDLAAKKVHRGGKDVRLTPTEWHLLEVLVRNTGRLVSQKQLLQEVWGPSYGTETNYLRVYMAQLRRKLEANPSHPRHFVTEPGMGYRFER; this is encoded by the coding sequence ATGACCCGGGTGCTCGTGGTCGACGACGAGCCGCAGATCGTACGCGCCCTCGTGATCAACCTGAAGGCGCGCAAGTACGAAGTGGACGCGGCCCCCGACGGAGCGACCGCGCTCCAGCTCGCCGCTGCCCGCCACCCCGACGTGGTCGTCCTCGACCTCGGCCTGCCCGACATGGACGGCGTGGAGGTGATCAAGGGCCTGCGCGGCTGGACCCGCGTACCGATACTGGTCCTCTCCGCCCGCCAGACCTCCGACGAGAAGGTCGAGGCGCTGGACGCCGGCGCGGACGACTACGTCACCAAGCCCTTCGGCATGGACGAGCTGCTGGCCAGACTCCGCGCCGCCGTCCGGCGGGCGGAGCCGACCGGGGCCGCCGATGACGACGTGATCGTCGAGACGGACGACTTCACCGTCGACCTGGCCGCGAAAAAGGTCCACCGAGGCGGCAAGGACGTACGCCTGACCCCCACCGAATGGCACCTCCTGGAGGTGCTCGTACGGAACACGGGCCGCCTGGTCAGCCAGAAGCAGCTCCTCCAGGAGGTCTGGGGCCCCTCGTACGGCACCGAGACCAACTATCTGCGGGTCTACATGGCCCAGCTGCGCCGCAAACTGGAAGCAAATCCCTCGCATCCCAGGCACTTCGTCACCGAACCGGGCATGGGATACCGCTTCGAGCGGTGA
- a CDS encoding OB-fold nucleic acid binding domain-containing protein translates to MSAVPRSEKPAGRFRRMLDRLSTSQEELHSAELQEDTQAAGCTPICDCGDRQIVKVTGTLRTVTLRPRAGVPALEAELFDGTAPLDVVWLGRRSIVGIEPGRRLIASGRISMSHGRRVLFNPKYELRPLGQE, encoded by the coding sequence ATGAGTGCCGTACCTCGTTCGGAGAAGCCTGCCGGCCGTTTCCGCCGCATGCTCGACCGGCTGTCCACCTCGCAGGAGGAGCTGCACTCCGCGGAGCTGCAGGAGGATACGCAGGCCGCGGGGTGTACACCCATCTGCGACTGCGGCGACCGTCAGATCGTCAAGGTGACTGGTACCTTGCGCACGGTCACCCTGCGTCCGCGGGCCGGCGTGCCCGCCCTGGAGGCGGAGCTGTTCGACGGCACCGCGCCCCTGGACGTGGTGTGGCTGGGCCGGCGTTCCATCGTGGGCATAGAACCGGGCCGCAGGCTCATCGCCTCGGGCCGGATCTCCATGAGCCACGGCCGCCGGGTGCTTTTCAACCCCAAATACGAACTCCGACCGCTCGGACAGGAGTAG
- a CDS encoding DUF3159 domain-containing protein, producing the protein MTSIDKPTATDHDSEADDAQAAKAVTEAALFEAFGGVRGMVETVLPGLLFVTIFTVNKDLHLSAIAALGVSLLLVAVRLIRRDTVKHAFSGVFGVAFGVVFAMMTGNAKDFYLPGMIYTLGLALAYIVTTIAGVPLIGLILGPVFKENLSWRKRNPGRKKAYAKASWAWGLILLTKCAILFPLYWWADTTQLGWVLVALKIPPFLLAVYLTWVFLAKAPPPIDVFAEMEAQEQAEKERKAATAAAQRGEA; encoded by the coding sequence GTGACGTCTATCGACAAGCCGACCGCGACGGACCACGACAGCGAAGCAGATGACGCCCAGGCCGCGAAGGCGGTCACCGAGGCCGCCCTGTTCGAGGCCTTCGGCGGCGTGCGGGGCATGGTGGAGACCGTCCTCCCCGGCCTGTTGTTCGTGACGATCTTCACGGTCAACAAGGACCTGCACCTCTCGGCCATCGCCGCCCTCGGCGTGTCTTTGCTGCTCGTCGCCGTGCGGCTGATCCGCAGGGACACCGTCAAGCACGCCTTCAGCGGCGTCTTCGGCGTCGCCTTCGGTGTCGTCTTCGCGATGATGACCGGCAATGCCAAGGACTTCTACCTGCCGGGCATGATCTACACGCTGGGCCTGGCACTCGCGTACATCGTGACCACCATCGCGGGCGTCCCGCTGATCGGCCTCATCCTCGGGCCGGTCTTCAAGGAGAACCTCTCCTGGCGCAAGCGCAACCCCGGCCGCAAGAAGGCGTACGCCAAGGCGAGCTGGGCCTGGGGCCTGATCCTGCTCACCAAGTGCGCGATCCTCTTCCCGCTCTACTGGTGGGCCGACACGACGCAGCTCGGCTGGGTCCTGGTCGCGCTGAAGATCCCGCCGTTCCTGCTCGCGGTGTATCTGACCTGGGTCTTCCTGGCGAAGGCGCCGCCGCCCATCGACGTGTTCGCCGAGATGGAGGCGCAGGAGCAGGCCGAGAAGGAGCGCAAGGCGGCCACGGCCGCGGCGCAGCGCGGCGAGGCCTGA
- a CDS encoding potassium channel family protein, translating into MRVAIAGAGAVGRSIAGELLENGHEVLLIDKAPTAISVERVPLAEWLLADACEITSLDEAALQRCNVVIAATGDDKVNLVVSLLAKTEYGVPRVVARVNNPKNEWLFTEAWGVDVAVSTPRLMSALVEEAVSVGDLVRLLRFSHGDANLVELTLPPESALAGTQVSDVAWPEDTSLVSIIRGTRVLTPGPEETLEAGDELLFVAAQAREDQLEDLLSVRREDAAS; encoded by the coding sequence ATGAGGGTTGCTATCGCCGGGGCCGGCGCGGTGGGACGTTCCATCGCGGGCGAGCTGCTGGAGAACGGGCACGAGGTCCTCCTCATCGACAAGGCGCCGACCGCCATCTCGGTGGAGCGGGTGCCGCTGGCCGAGTGGCTGCTGGCCGATGCGTGCGAGATCACCTCGCTCGACGAGGCGGCGCTGCAGCGCTGCAACGTCGTGATCGCGGCGACCGGTGACGACAAGGTCAACCTGGTCGTCTCGCTGCTCGCCAAGACCGAGTACGGGGTGCCGCGGGTCGTCGCCCGTGTCAACAACCCCAAGAACGAATGGCTGTTCACCGAGGCGTGGGGCGTCGACGTCGCGGTCTCCACGCCGCGTCTGATGTCGGCGCTGGTCGAGGAGGCGGTGAGCGTCGGCGATCTCGTACGGCTGCTGCGCTTCAGCCACGGCGACGCCAACCTCGTCGAGCTGACGCTGCCGCCCGAGTCGGCGCTGGCCGGCACGCAGGTCAGCGATGTGGCGTGGCCCGAGGACACCTCGCTGGTCTCCATCATCCGGGGGACGCGCGTCCTGACTCCCGGCCCGGAGGAGACCCTGGAGGCGGGCGACGAGCTGCTGTTCGTGGCCGCTCAGGCGCGTGAGGATCAGCTGGAGGACCTGCTGTCGGTGCGCAGGGAAGACGCCGCGAGCTGA